Proteins encoded together in one Candidatus Dependentiae bacterium window:
- a CDS encoding ATP-dependent RecD-like DNA helicase: MNMLVKLAGRVEKVIFRSASGFSVVSLSVSSREAVTIQGVMPDVLSGESISVHGVWEVHAKFGRQFKVETYSKELPADSVGIQKYLSSGLIKGIGPSFAQKLVDHFGSQTLQIIDTDPDRLREVAGVGEKRVDAIVAAWQEQKEVANVMVFLKARDVSTAFAAKIFKLYGKRSIQVITDNPYRLMEDVWGVGFKTADDLAIKLGLEPISISRAKAGILHVLSDAMGEGSTVVQHQQLIERAIELLEYSEEQKTLLESAIQDLDVLQKIKKVSKNNAIYFALSQCFFAERRIANKIQWLLKSKSKKSDFDHAQLYQELKNAGSGVVLNEDQQKGILACFENKVSVITGGPGTGKTTLVRKLLDLLDRQKLHFKLAAPTGRAAKRMFEGTGRSTETLHRMLEFDPAGNGFKRNNDNTLELDWLIVDEASMIDVFLLSSIVDALPSHAHLVLIGDVDQLPSVGPGSVLKDLISSAVVNVSQLKEIFRQAQDSMIVVNAHKINHGIYPSARGEKHDFFVLNRKEPAECIDSIKSIFKTTLPKIGVDAKDAIVLTPMNRGTIGTARINEELQMLLNSDSSLPSIMRFGTVFRKNDRVMQIKNNYTKFIFNGDIGSIDSIDLENQRVTVLYGEKLIEYEFHELNELVLAYAISIHKSQGSEFKAVVIPLMMQHFVMLQRNLVYTAVTRAKQLCIIVGDPRSLAMAVSNNKEQTRETLLKDFLTSDQVHVSSGPLII, translated from the coding sequence ATGAACATGCTAGTTAAACTTGCAGGGCGAGTAGAGAAAGTCATTTTTAGATCTGCGAGTGGATTTAGCGTTGTTTCGCTTTCCGTTTCTTCTCGTGAAGCCGTAACGATTCAAGGTGTTATGCCGGACGTACTGTCCGGCGAATCTATTTCCGTACACGGTGTTTGGGAAGTTCATGCCAAATTCGGCCGTCAATTTAAGGTGGAAACCTATTCAAAAGAGCTTCCTGCAGATTCTGTTGGGATTCAAAAATATTTAAGCTCAGGACTTATTAAAGGAATTGGACCCTCTTTTGCTCAGAAGTTGGTTGATCATTTTGGCTCGCAGACATTGCAAATTATTGATACTGATCCAGATCGCCTGCGTGAGGTTGCAGGGGTTGGTGAAAAACGAGTAGATGCAATTGTTGCCGCATGGCAAGAGCAAAAAGAAGTAGCAAATGTTATGGTTTTTTTAAAGGCACGGGATGTTTCTACCGCTTTTGCTGCAAAGATTTTTAAATTATATGGAAAAAGATCAATTCAAGTTATTACCGATAACCCATACAGGCTTATGGAAGATGTCTGGGGTGTAGGGTTCAAAACAGCAGATGATTTAGCAATAAAATTGGGTTTGGAGCCGATTAGTATTTCGCGAGCAAAGGCTGGAATTTTACATGTCTTGTCAGACGCTATGGGTGAGGGAAGTACGGTTGTTCAGCATCAGCAGTTAATTGAACGAGCAATTGAATTGTTGGAGTATTCTGAGGAACAAAAAACATTACTTGAATCAGCAATTCAAGATCTTGATGTTTTGCAAAAAATCAAAAAAGTTTCAAAAAATAATGCGATTTATTTTGCACTTTCGCAGTGTTTTTTTGCAGAGCGTCGCATTGCAAATAAAATTCAGTGGTTGTTAAAAAGTAAAAGTAAAAAAAGTGACTTTGATCATGCTCAGCTCTATCAAGAGTTAAAAAACGCCGGCAGTGGTGTGGTACTTAATGAAGATCAACAAAAGGGTATTTTAGCTTGTTTTGAGAACAAGGTTTCGGTGATCACTGGTGGTCCAGGAACTGGTAAAACAACATTAGTGCGAAAATTATTAGATTTGCTTGATCGTCAAAAACTGCATTTTAAACTTGCAGCTCCAACTGGACGTGCTGCAAAACGAATGTTTGAAGGAACAGGAAGATCCACAGAGACGTTGCATCGCATGTTAGAGTTCGATCCAGCGGGAAATGGGTTTAAGCGAAACAATGACAACACCTTGGAGTTGGATTGGTTAATTGTTGATGAAGCGTCAATGATTGATGTTTTTTTATTAAGTTCGATTGTTGATGCTTTGCCGTCACACGCGCACTTGGTGTTGATTGGGGACGTTGATCAGTTACCGTCGGTTGGCCCTGGCAGTGTTTTGAAAGATTTAATTTCTTCGGCGGTTGTTAATGTTAGTCAGCTCAAAGAAATTTTTAGACAAGCCCAAGACAGTATGATTGTTGTGAATGCGCACAAAATTAATCATGGCATTTATCCTTCTGCTCGAGGAGAAAAGCATGATTTTTTTGTTCTTAATCGCAAAGAGCCTGCCGAATGTATCGATTCTATAAAATCGATATTCAAAACAACGCTGCCTAAAATTGGTGTTGACGCAAAAGATGCGATTGTGCTTACGCCGATGAATCGCGGTACGATCGGAACAGCGCGCATCAATGAAGAACTTCAAATGCTCTTGAATTCCGACAGTTCATTACCAAGCATTATGCGCTTTGGGACTGTTTTTAGAAAAAATGATCGTGTGATGCAAATAAAAAACAACTACACCAAATTTATCTTCAACGGTGATATTGGTTCGATTGACTCAATTGATCTTGAAAATCAGCGAGTAACCGTTTTGTATGGTGAAAAGTTGATTGAGTATGAATTTCATGAACTCAATGAATTGGTGTTGGCATATGCTATTTCAATTCATAAGAGCCAAGGTTCTGAATTCAAGGCGGTTGTTATTCCTCTCATGATGCAGCATTTTGTTATGTTGCAACGAAATTTAGTTTATACCGCAGTTACCAGAGCAAAACAGTTGTGTATTATTGTTGGTGATCCGCGATCGCTTGCGATGGCTGTTTCTAACAACAAAGAGCAGACTCGTGAAACATTGCTTAAAGATTTTTTAACCTCCGATCAAGTTCATGTTTCATCGGGGCCTTTAATTATTTAA
- a CDS encoding F0F1 ATP synthase subunit alpha, with amino-acid sequence MNKEIDIIQLLEEAFANEEQTKLEEIGTVVRVGDNIASVYGLNGALYGEIIRFETGDQGIALDLDEHFVSVVLLDKTNSVSEHTKAFRTEKTLHIPVGEKIIGRVVNARGLAIDGLGPIQTDTTRPIEREAPGIIQRKPINRPFETGIIAIDALIPIGRGQRELLVGNRSTGKTSIVLDIILNQHDKNVVCIYVSIGHKQADTARIINLLEQNNAMEYSIVVTADAHDSALHQFISPYTACAIGEYFMDQGRDVLIIYDDLSNHAVAYRELSLLLRRPPGREAYPGDIFYIHSRLLERAAQLSDALGGGSLTALPVAQLQGDDIAAYIPTNLISITDGQILLDSNLFNQGVRPAINIGLSVSRVGGAAQYPATKKLAGQLRLELAQYEDLQAFLQFGSELDKESKQKLDRGQRAVELIKQNRYDLYSFANQTILLFLLNYGYLDKFKLEDIHDVTQKFSSFIKEMYNELYTQIASTHVLSDQTLSKLKTIADDFCTVFRHSNND; translated from the coding sequence ATGAACAAAGAAATCGACATTATTCAGCTACTTGAAGAAGCTTTTGCAAATGAAGAACAAACAAAACTCGAAGAAATTGGAACAGTTGTTCGAGTTGGAGATAACATCGCAAGCGTTTATGGATTAAACGGAGCACTGTACGGCGAAATCATTCGCTTTGAAACGGGAGATCAAGGAATCGCTCTCGATCTTGATGAACACTTTGTTTCAGTCGTTCTTCTTGATAAAACAAATTCTGTCTCCGAGCACACAAAAGCATTTCGAACCGAAAAAACATTACACATTCCTGTTGGAGAAAAAATAATTGGACGCGTTGTAAATGCGCGCGGTCTTGCGATAGATGGACTTGGGCCAATTCAAACAGATACGACTCGCCCAATCGAGCGAGAAGCACCAGGAATTATTCAAAGAAAGCCCATCAATAGACCTTTTGAAACAGGAATTATCGCAATTGATGCGCTCATTCCTATCGGAAGAGGCCAACGAGAACTTCTTGTTGGAAATAGAAGCACGGGAAAAACATCGATCGTTTTGGATATTATTTTAAATCAACACGATAAAAACGTTGTGTGCATTTATGTCTCTATTGGCCACAAGCAAGCCGATACCGCTCGAATAATAAATCTTTTAGAACAAAATAATGCAATGGAATACTCGATTGTTGTAACAGCAGATGCTCATGATTCAGCATTACATCAATTTATTTCACCATATACTGCATGTGCAATTGGCGAATACTTTATGGATCAAGGCCGAGATGTTTTGATTATTTATGACGATTTAAGTAATCATGCCGTTGCATATCGAGAACTCTCTCTTCTTCTCCGAAGACCTCCCGGCCGAGAAGCATATCCTGGTGATATTTTTTATATTCACTCTCGCTTACTCGAAAGAGCTGCGCAGCTTTCTGACGCTCTTGGTGGAGGATCGTTAACCGCTCTTCCTGTAGCCCAACTTCAAGGCGATGATATCGCTGCATATATCCCAACAAATTTAATTTCAATCACCGATGGACAAATTCTTTTGGATAGCAATTTGTTTAATCAAGGAGTCAGACCTGCAATCAATATTGGCCTTTCTGTTTCACGTGTTGGAGGCGCAGCTCAATATCCTGCAACAAAAAAACTCGCCGGACAACTCCGCCTAGAACTCGCTCAATACGAAGACCTGCAAGCGTTTTTACAATTTGGATCAGAACTAGATAAAGAAAGCAAACAAAAACTCGATCGAGGACAACGAGCAGTTGAACTCATCAAGCAAAATCGTTACGATTTATATTCTTTTGCGAATCAGACAATCCTCCTGTTTTTACTCAATTACGGGTATCTAGATAAATTTAAACTTGAAGACATTCATGATGTTACTCAAAAGTTTTCATCATTTATCAAAGAAATGTACAACGAGTTATACACTCAAATTGCAAGTACTCACGTGCTTTCTGACCAAACACTCAGCAAACTAAAAACGATCGCCGATGATTTTTGCACTGTTTTTAGACACAGCAACAACGACTAG
- a CDS encoding F0F1 ATP synthase subunit delta has translation MNFFLFAQARKYATTFLKIAYPVPGTAPIDEYEKLSSFFRKNPGLIGLICTYPCRENCTNLLENFFASKFNLLAAEKKLIKQLILTHKINILPALLVELIAVEHERLNEIPCKVELSHNVSIESFNSLKKYFESKFNAKLIPSLVINSELICGLKIYSRTKLYDYSIKKVLDGLSRSIRETEGT, from the coding sequence ATGAACTTTTTTTTATTTGCCCAAGCTCGAAAATACGCAACAACATTTCTTAAAATCGCCTACCCTGTTCCTGGCACAGCACCAATTGATGAATACGAAAAGCTCTCTAGCTTTTTTAGAAAAAATCCTGGTTTAATCGGCCTCATTTGCACATATCCCTGCAGAGAAAATTGCACCAATCTTTTGGAAAATTTTTTCGCCTCAAAATTCAATCTGCTTGCGGCAGAAAAAAAACTTATTAAACAACTGATTCTTACTCATAAAATAAACATTCTCCCCGCTCTTCTTGTTGAATTAATAGCTGTTGAACACGAACGTTTAAACGAAATTCCATGCAAAGTAGAACTTTCCCACAATGTGAGTATTGAGTCTTTTAACTCACTCAAAAAATATTTTGAATCAAAATTTAACGCCAAACTCATTCCCTCCTTAGTGATAAATTCAGAATTAATTTGTGGACTCAAAATTTATTCCCGAACAAAATTATACGATTATTCTATAAAGAAAGTCCTTGATGGACTCTCAAGATCCATACGCGAAACCGAAGGAACCTGA
- a CDS encoding DUF167 domain-containing protein, which produces MTILILFIKVSPGAKKERFSLSEDGTLKCYVTAPPVDGKANAAVISALCGALKLSRAEVCLVSGHTSRLKKIEIHSSLTKAQILAQLGLGDTQNSLF; this is translated from the coding sequence ATAACTATCTTGATTCTATTTATTAAAGTTTCTCCAGGAGCAAAAAAAGAACGTTTTTCCTTGTCCGAAGATGGTACCCTAAAATGTTATGTTACGGCACCCCCGGTTGATGGAAAAGCAAATGCTGCTGTTATAAGCGCCCTGTGTGGGGCGTTAAAGCTTTCTCGGGCGGAAGTTTGTTTGGTTTCTGGACATACTTCTCGCCTGAAAAAAATAGAAATTCATTCATCTTTAACCAAAGCGCAGATCTTAGCTCAGCTAGGACTTGGTGATACTCAAAATAGTTTGTTTTAA
- a CDS encoding ATP synthase F0 subunit B, translated as MQVNITFFVQLFNITITMWFLKHFFWKPLLVIVLGENKATAEMVEQKNLLENTLIANEKTFQEQKLTIIENVQSSFIKIHKNRNIRKCLEMEVSYTDSLSLNEQKITADATEISLLIQKKFSL; from the coding sequence ATGCAAGTAAACATTACGTTTTTTGTTCAACTTTTTAATATCACAATAACCATGTGGTTTCTAAAACATTTTTTTTGGAAACCACTCCTGGTTATCGTTTTAGGTGAAAATAAAGCAACCGCAGAAATGGTTGAACAAAAAAACTTATTAGAAAACACTCTTATTGCCAACGAAAAAACATTTCAAGAGCAAAAATTAACAATCATCGAAAATGTTCAATCAAGCTTTATCAAAATTCACAAAAACCGAAATATTAGAAAGTGTCTTGAAATGGAAGTTTCTTACACAGACTCTCTTTCCCTTAATGAACAAAAAATCACAGCTGATGCAACCGAAATATCCCTGTTAATTCAAAAGAAATTTAGCCTATGA
- a CDS encoding ATP synthase F0 subunit C: MDIVNPENVYLVKAAAYLAAGFCMGIGGIGPSLGQGFIAGKACESLGKKPEHASPIRSTMFQAMLFLETSLVFIFLTALILIIKA, encoded by the coding sequence ATGGATATTGTAAACCCAGAAAATGTATATCTTGTTAAAGCCGCTGCGTATCTTGCTGCTGGTTTTTGTATGGGCATCGGAGGAATCGGGCCGTCCCTTGGTCAAGGGTTTATTGCCGGAAAGGCTTGCGAAAGTCTTGGCAAAAAACCTGAACACGCAAGTCCTATTCGATCAACAATGTTCCAGGCGATGTTGTTTCTTGAAACATCTCTCGTTTTCATTTTTTTAACAGCTCTTATCCTTATTATTAAAGCGTAA